The following is a genomic window from Engraulis encrasicolus isolate BLACKSEA-1 chromosome 13, IST_EnEncr_1.0, whole genome shotgun sequence.
TTATCCAACAGTTCCCCCCTGGACCTTAGAAGAGTTAAGAGTGGACTTTGCACTGCTTGAGGAAAGGCAAGAGAATGAGGTGGACAAATGGAGAGTAAGCGAATATACAGCAGAGCACTACAAGCATAGCATGATGTTGTACACTGATGCCTCAAAGGGCAAAGATAAAAAGGTGGGAGTGGCACATGTGGTCCCTGAACTGGGGTTAGCCATATATAAGAGATTGTCAGATGACCTAGCTGTATATACAGCAGAATTGATTGCCATATGGTTTGCCCTGCTCTGGTTAGAGGGTAATGGCATGAGAGACAGGCAAATTGTCATTGCATCGGACTCAAGTTCAGCCTTGGAGAGCATTCAGTGCTCACATTCGTGTTCCAGAAAAGATATTTTAATTGAAATCCTCCAGCTGGCAAGTGCATTGCTTAAGGCAGGCTTTAAACTGTCCTTTGTATGGGTCCCTGCACATATAGGGGTGGAAGGGAACGAACTGGCAGACAAATATGCCAAAAAGGCTGCATGCAAAGAGCAAATAGACGTCGACATAAAGTATAGTAAAGCAGAAGTCAAAAGCATAATTAAAGCAAGAGTtactgggaaatggcagcagcTTTGGGAGAGTGGGCACACTGGGAGACATCTATTCAATATTCAGCCTGAAGTCAGTAAAGTTGTTGGAGATGGGGGTACAAGACAAAAGGAAGTGGTGTTGGCCAGGCTGAGGATGGGGCACAGCAGGCTGAACAGCTGTCTAGCCAGAATGAACAGGCATGCTGATGGTAACTGTGAATTTTGCATAGAAAGCCCAGAAACTGTAGAGCATGCCCTGTTACACTGCAGGAAATaccagcaagagagacagacgtTGATTGAGCAACTAGAGGCGAACAACACAACACTCAgcttaaaaaatatattacaaagaagcaatgtaaatattttaccctttttgtttacttttttgaaaGATACAGGTCTGATTAGacgcatttaatttttttttgttttgcttagaAAAGGCAActgctgttccacactccagtctAGCGGTGGCGGTAATACACTGAAGTCATTGTCAACCGCCAGtcaaataagaagaagaagaagaagaagaagaagttgttCTGCAGTGCAACTGGTATCTCCTCTCCACGCTGTAGCAAAATGGGTAAGCAGGAcggctttttcttttcttttgtcttccTAACAGGTTGTCAATAAGCTTAGAGGGTAGTGTGGCAtgctgtatttttatttattttttttattacagaaCATTAACtaacttcttttttttgtctgtgataTTCTTCAGCAGGCAATGATTTGGTCTCTTGAAGGTGACAAGTAGATCAGGCCTACTGTACCTTACTGTTCCTGTAAATGACATAACTTCATTCAATTTTTCTTGGTTTCAGCAGGTAAGAATGTGTTGATTGTGTATGCCCACCAAAGTGCTGGCTCCTTCAATGCGGCTGCCAAGGATGTTACAGTGGAGCTGCTGACTGCCCAGGGCTACAAGGTGGTCGTGTCAGACCTGTATGCCATGGGCTTTAAAGCCACAGCCACCAAGGAAGACATTACCGGTGAGTCTGCCTCGAGCATTTCTGTCAATGTTTTAAGTCATATATAAGTAGTGGTTAAATTTCCAAGAGTCTTTCATCGTAGTTGGTATCATGCATTGATTTTTGGCATTAGTTCCATAACAAGAGGCTCAGTCCTTGTCTTGCTGTATTGCCAAGTATGTAGGAGAAGGTTGTCAAGTCTTTGGCCTTATTTACACAGTTATTTCAGCTCAGACTTGTTGCTGTATATTTGAAGCGTGTccttgcaaaacggtgtatatccattgtaggaaattgacattttttttgtattgggcattccatggTGTTGCAAAATGCTTTTTATTTGGGGTTAAACATTgttaaatatttgaatggcaagatttCACACATAGAAGCTGGGACTTTGTAACAGTCCCTCATTTCCAATAAagaaaagtcaaaaatggtggatgcacagttttgcaacaactccattctctcctttctctatTTACCAATTTCAGGTGAGCTGAAGAATGCTGATCACTTCAGGTATGGAGAGGAGACCAAGGTGGCCTGGGAGGAAAACCGCCTGAGTGCCGACCTGGTGCAAGAGCACAAGAAGGTGGCAGAGGCTGATCTAATCATCTTCCaggtctctcgctcgctctctctcatataaagtgtccaggagtgtcagtagTCTCTCCATAGTACAATGGCCATTATATTCCTTGGAAAAAAAGATGGGGTGAGGGTAGCACAAGTCTCCCGCTgtgtcaccccacacacaccaaattataaagTGAATGCTTGAATTATAAATGCTTGTAGAAGTGGAGTCTCAGGAATGACAGAACTCTAGATGCTCTGCTCCTCTTGGCTTGATTGTGCACTTATCAGTCTACATTAAAACTCCAGGGGTTTAAAGTGGACCTTCAGAAGCACAAGTGGCCTTCACTCTGTAATTCTGATGGCAATGTCTCGAACATTGGTTTagtattaacttttttttttcttcaaatttgCAGTTCCCGATGTACTGGTTCTCCATGCCAGCCATCATGAAGGGTTGGATTGATCGTGTCCTCACTCAAGGCTTTGCCTACACGCCGGAGAAACGCTACAGTCAGGGACTCTTCAGGGTATAGTGATGCGCATGTTTTATTTCGCGCTTTTTCATGATGTGCAAAGTCGCTCACGCAAAGGTAGATCATTCTCTTTTACTGTCCGGTTCTCCTAGTATTGAGGCTGCTATGGTTTCTAAAATTGAATGTTTTGGGTCTACCAAGAGGTGGAAGTGAGACTTTAATTGGTGCCCTGTCTGGAGTTTTAATTGGGTATCCAAGGCCTTTTCTGGTCACTGGCCATATTGTGATCTTTGCATTTTGTTCTGCTTTTGTTTTCCATGGTATTGTTTCTTGTAGGAGAAGCTGGCTATGCTGTCTTTCACCACTGGCTCCCAGGAATCTATGTTCAACTCCAATGGAATCAATGGGGATATGAACGTCACCCTGTGGCCAATTCAGGTACTGCACTTATGTCTGGGCAAACATTAATGGGAATGGGTTTGTAGGaaaagggagtagagttgccctgtcaggactcgaacccagacctttgGGGGTACCAAAGTGGAGCTCTGACCACCAACACCAAAGAGTCAGACTCGTAGCTGTGATGGTCAGCACCCACAAGCCTAGTGAttgtcactccatcacagggtGCGACTGGCATTTTGTGTTCATTTGGAGCAGCCCCCAAATACTGGCGGCTTATTTCAGACATCCTTGCACTGAGTCACAAGATGCTATTGCTTTGGCCATGAGAACCTGATGACGTTGTAACCCAGCTGTTAACCTGTTTTGGCAATTTCCATAAAGGTAATTTTCAAACAAACGTTT
Proteins encoded in this region:
- the LOC134461881 gene encoding NAD(P)H dehydrogenase [quinone] 1-like isoform X2, with protein sequence MGKNVLIVYAHQSAGSFNAAAKDVTVELLTAQGYKVVVSDLYAMGFKATATKEDITGELKNADHFRYGEETKVAWEENRLSADLVQEHKKVAEADLIIFQFPMYWFSMPAIMKGWIDRVLTQGFAYTPEKRYSQGLFREKLAMLSFTTGSQESMFNSNGINGDMNVTLWPIQNGILYYCGFQVLAPQIFWAPPHITAKGRSSMLEGWRKRLPGLLSETPLSFTPSDSFDTSSGFQLKSEVKEKQAEAEYGLTVGHHLGKPLPPNNQFRPTLCLSSA
- the LOC134461881 gene encoding NAD(P)H dehydrogenase [quinone] 1-like isoform X1, translating into MAGKNVLIVYAHQSAGSFNAAAKDVTVELLTAQGYKVVVSDLYAMGFKATATKEDITGELKNADHFRYGEETKVAWEENRLSADLVQEHKKVAEADLIIFQFPMYWFSMPAIMKGWIDRVLTQGFAYTPEKRYSQGLFREKLAMLSFTTGSQESMFNSNGINGDMNVTLWPIQNGILYYCGFQVLAPQIFWAPPHITAKGRSSMLEGWRKRLPGLLSETPLSFTPSDSFDTSSGFQLKSEVKEKQAEAEYGLTVGHHLGKPLPPNNQFRPTLCLSSA